From Toxorhynchites rutilus septentrionalis strain SRP chromosome 2, ASM2978413v1, whole genome shotgun sequence, a single genomic window includes:
- the LOC129764808 gene encoding peritrophin-48-like, with amino-acid sequence MVNDRWITLAVVFGAVLCSKGENINDNGVYAGITNLTSSICESIPNYHYVRSLENCQYYYQCIDGVAYKLSCPQYYWFSEEHQRCGNRYEFECDLESTTPSQTPPAEPQNRCLGEPNFSFVSDHTYCHQFSMCLLDIPFPMVCWDELWFDSEQQSCIPPDESTCDASTPPPTDPPTTNVCNGVEDGERVLGSKYCNQYYECRNQTAIFTVCIDGLLFDEDRQECVHPVDAHCPYGVQNTPTPDVCNGVADGLLVASSNSCSVYYVCANNVGYRLFCPRDHFFDQNLQRCYESQDEICWIENI; translated from the exons ATGGTGAATG ACCGATGGATTACATTAGCCGTTGTATTTGGTGCAGTTTTGTGTTCCAAAGGCGAAAATATCAATGATAATGGTGTTTATGCTGGCATAACGAATTTAACTTCATCGATATGTGAGAGTATCCCTAATTATCACTATGTCCGATCGTTAGAAAATTGTCAGTACTATTATCAGTGTATTGATGGTGTTGCTTACAAGCTTTCATGTCCACAATACTATTGGTTCAGT GAAGAACATCAACGATGTGGGAATCGTTACGAGTTTGAATGTGATCTAGAATCAACAACCCCGTCACAGACGCCTCCAGCTGAGCCGCAAAATCGATGCTTGGGAGAACCCAACTTTAGTTTCGTTAGCGACCACACATATTGTCACCAATTTTCTATGTGTCTACTCGATATCCCATTCCCAATGGTTTGTTGGGACGAGTTGTGGTTCGATTCTGAGCAGCAGAGTTGTATTCCGCCGGATGAAAGTACGTGTGATGCATCAACGCCACCGCCGACTGATCCACCTACTACGAATGTCTGCAACGGTGTCGAAGATGGCGAAAGAGTGCTTGGGTCAAAGTATTGCAACCAATACTATGAGTGTCGAAACCAAACCGCAATTTTCACAGTTTGTATTGATGGACTGTTGTTCGATGAAGATCGCCAGGAGTGTGTGCACCCAGTAGATGCCCATTGTCCTTATGGAGTGCAGAACACCCCGACGCCGGACGTCTGCAATGGAGTTGCTGATGGATTACTAGTAGCCTCATCGAACAGTTGTTCAGTCTATTACGTCTGTGCCAATAACGTCGGTTATCGGTTGTTCTGTCCTCGTGATCACTTTTTCGATCAAAATTTGCAACGATGTTATGAAAGCCAGGATGAAATTTGCTGGATTGAAAACATATAG